Proteins encoded within one genomic window of Pigmentiphaga sp. H8:
- a CDS encoding tripartite tricarboxylate transporter substrate binding protein: MKRLLAPALALAALLAWGAPHAQPRPDFPSKGVHVINPFPPGSPVEYVGRLVAQNLEQAWGKYVVVESRSGAGGTVGANYVAKAAPDGHTLLVTTASPISFAAALYEKLPYDPVKDLAPVWGIVTPGQVVVVNSQLPIRTLAELVAYAKANPGKLSYASSGIGTVQHFGGELFQARTGTKLVHVPYRGGAPAATDLAGGHVQVMFDSLTNQLRNIESGKVRPLAILRSRRDGKLPDVPTAAEAGVQGVEVVNWISLFAPAGTPADVLRALRQTTKSVMATPDNVAKLTETFGEAQVLDGEQLARMIPTEARTYIELVERAGIPRQ, encoded by the coding sequence ATGAAACGCTTGCTGGCTCCCGCGCTGGCCCTGGCGGCACTGCTGGCCTGGGGAGCGCCCCACGCCCAGCCCCGCCCCGACTTTCCGTCCAAGGGCGTGCACGTCATCAACCCTTTCCCGCCCGGATCGCCCGTCGAATACGTCGGCCGGCTCGTCGCGCAGAACCTGGAGCAGGCCTGGGGCAAGTACGTCGTCGTCGAAAGCCGCTCCGGCGCCGGCGGCACCGTGGGCGCCAACTACGTGGCCAAGGCGGCGCCCGACGGCCACACGCTGCTGGTCACCACGGCCTCGCCCATTTCCTTCGCCGCCGCGCTATACGAGAAGCTGCCCTACGACCCGGTCAAGGACCTCGCGCCCGTCTGGGGCATCGTCACCCCCGGCCAGGTCGTGGTGGTCAACAGCCAGCTTCCCATTCGCACGCTGGCCGAACTCGTGGCCTACGCCAAGGCCAACCCCGGCAAGCTGTCGTACGCCTCGTCGGGCATCGGCACCGTGCAGCACTTCGGCGGCGAACTGTTCCAGGCCCGCACCGGCACCAAGCTGGTCCACGTCCCCTACCGGGGCGGGGCTCCGGCCGCCACCGACCTGGCCGGCGGCCACGTTCAGGTCATGTTCGATTCGCTCACCAACCAGTTGCGCAACATCGAGTCGGGCAAGGTCCGGCCGCTGGCCATCCTGCGCTCGCGGCGCGACGGCAAGCTGCCCGACGTGCCCACCGCCGCCGAGGCCGGCGTGCAAGGCGTGGAGGTCGTCAACTGGATCAGCCTGTTCGCGCCGGCCGGCACGCCCGCCGACGTGCTGCGCGCGCTGCGCCAGACGACGAAATCCGTCATGGCCACGCCCGACAACGTCGCCAAGCTGACCGAGACCTTCGGCGAAGCCCAGGTCCTGGACGGCGAGCAGCTCGCGCGGATGATTCCGACCGAAGCCCGCACCTACATCGAGCTGGTCGAGCGCGCCGGCATCCCCAGGCAATGA